Proteins from a single region of Camelus ferus isolate YT-003-E chromosome 23, BCGSAC_Cfer_1.0, whole genome shotgun sequence:
- the C4BPB gene encoding C4b-binding protein beta chain isoform X2, with amino-acid sequence MLFWFMCCLMAVWTISASDESCSEIPAVDNSISVSKEDGEQILRTYLCIRGYHLVGEKTIFCNASKGWNATSPQCQWGHCPDPFLENGKFSVLQPVDVNDTVTFKCNEDYILKGSSWSRCLENHTWVPPFPICKSRNCNSPENITHGYFEGVDFTPGSTITYYCEEGYCLVGTQSQQCIDGDWSSALPVCEVIQEATKLTAQEQFEKEFLAFQETEDLRQTIENIMQKFKKHNLTMEEIKYSLEIMKAKAKMLKAKMLP; translated from the exons ATGCTTTTTTGGTTTATGTGCTGTCTCATGGCTGTGTGGACGATTTCTGCCTCAGATG AGAGCTGTTCAGAAATTCCTGCAGTGGACAATAGCATATCTGTTTCAAAGGAGGACGGAGAACAAATTCTGCGGACTTACTTGTGTATCAGGGGTTATCACCTGGTAGGAGAGAAAACCATTTTTTGTAATGCCTCTAAAGGGTGGAATGCCACTTCTCCCCAGTGCCAGT GGGGCCACTGTCCTGACCCTTTCCTGGAGAATGGCAAGTTCAGTGTCTTGCAGCCTGTGGATGTGAATGACACAGTCACATTTAAGTGCAATGAGGATTACATCCTCAAGGGCAGCAGTTGGAGCCGGTGCCTGGAGAACCATACCTGGGTGCCTCCCTTTCCTATCTGCAAAAGCa GAAACTGTAACTCTCCTGAGAATATAACTCATGGCTATTTTGAAGGAGTGGATTTCACCCCAGGATCTACTATTACTTATTACTGTGAAGAAGG GTACTGCCTGGTGGGCACACAGAGCCAACAGTGCATTGACGGGGACTGGAGCAGCGCACTTCCGGTCTGTGAGGTGATCCAAGAAGCCACCAAGCTAACTGCACAGGAGCAGTTTGAGAAGGAGTTT CTTGCCTTTCAGGAGACGGAGGATCTTCGCCAAACTATAGAGAACATTATGCAAAAGTTTAAGAAACATAACTTAAccatggaggaaataaaatattctctggAAATAATGAAAGCTAAGGCAAAAATGTTGAAGGCAAAAATGTTGCCCTAA
- the C4BPB gene encoding C4b-binding protein beta chain isoform X1, producing the protein MLFWFMCCLMAVWTISASDAESCSEIPAVDNSISVSKEDGEQILRTYLCIRGYHLVGEKTIFCNASKGWNATSPQCQWGHCPDPFLENGKFSVLQPVDVNDTVTFKCNEDYILKGSSWSRCLENHTWVPPFPICKSRNCNSPENITHGYFEGVDFTPGSTITYYCEEGYCLVGTQSQQCIDGDWSSALPVCEVIQEATKLTAQEQFEKEFLAFQETEDLRQTIENIMQKFKKHNLTMEEIKYSLEIMKAKAKMLKAKMLP; encoded by the exons ATGCTTTTTTGGTTTATGTGCTGTCTCATGGCTGTGTGGACGATTTCTGCCTCAGATG cagAGAGCTGTTCAGAAATTCCTGCAGTGGACAATAGCATATCTGTTTCAAAGGAGGACGGAGAACAAATTCTGCGGACTTACTTGTGTATCAGGGGTTATCACCTGGTAGGAGAGAAAACCATTTTTTGTAATGCCTCTAAAGGGTGGAATGCCACTTCTCCCCAGTGCCAGT GGGGCCACTGTCCTGACCCTTTCCTGGAGAATGGCAAGTTCAGTGTCTTGCAGCCTGTGGATGTGAATGACACAGTCACATTTAAGTGCAATGAGGATTACATCCTCAAGGGCAGCAGTTGGAGCCGGTGCCTGGAGAACCATACCTGGGTGCCTCCCTTTCCTATCTGCAAAAGCa GAAACTGTAACTCTCCTGAGAATATAACTCATGGCTATTTTGAAGGAGTGGATTTCACCCCAGGATCTACTATTACTTATTACTGTGAAGAAGG GTACTGCCTGGTGGGCACACAGAGCCAACAGTGCATTGACGGGGACTGGAGCAGCGCACTTCCGGTCTGTGAGGTGATCCAAGAAGCCACCAAGCTAACTGCACAGGAGCAGTTTGAGAAGGAGTTT CTTGCCTTTCAGGAGACGGAGGATCTTCGCCAAACTATAGAGAACATTATGCAAAAGTTTAAGAAACATAACTTAAccatggaggaaataaaatattctctggAAATAATGAAAGCTAAGGCAAAAATGTTGAAGGCAAAAATGTTGCCCTAA